From the Lolium rigidum isolate FL_2022 chromosome 2, APGP_CSIRO_Lrig_0.1, whole genome shotgun sequence genome, one window contains:
- the LOC124690666 gene encoding outer envelope protein 64, mitochondrial-like codes for MDSSARSGAGGAAAYSTPRAWIVAGVAVAGVIVLAEAARRRRRWLRGKPAAPPDSGAFCESLVLSPPPQAPPPAARQQLSDLTFAVGDNFEIEGYVAGFGNPDWKRTHAAASRTAVAVTNLLKQGATCVGRTVMDELGFGVTGQNLHYGTPINPSSPSVVPGGSCSGSAVAVSAQLVDFALGTDTTGDLRIPASFCGVLCFRPSHGVVSTVGTLANSQSLDTIGWLARDPRILHRVGDILLPAAVGGFIKGKRQLIFADDCFESLKVPSQKTVHVIESAVLTLPGYQPPKHIDIGQYIISNVPSLKEFCEPSTNMQEGNSALKALCTVMLLLQRYEFKANHEDWVNTVKPKLGLEITTRVLQAVNFRDDNIKSLYTVRSEWRSALKNLLKDTGILVLPTMAGYPLKRNSKQRLSSEFEDKMYAFVSIAALSGCCQATVPLGNHNDRPISLSFVAAHGSDKFLLRAISDMYSTIQEQVVSASKLAPPPVINHDVDASELLKEKGNDSFKRKQWSKAIEFYSEAIELNDTNATYYCNRAAAFLELGRFKQAEADCDQALLLDKKNVKAYLRRGAAKERVLNHQEALQDFRHALALEPQNKAALAAEKRIQKHLR; via the exons atggACTCCTCGGCCCGAtcgggcgccggcggcgccgcggcgTATTCCACCCCGCGCGCCTGGATCGTGGcgggcgtcgccgtcgccggggtCATCGTCCTCGCGGAGGCCGCGCGGCGCCGCCGGAGGTGGCTGCGCGGCAAGCCCGCCGCCCCGCCCGACTCCGGGGCCTTCTGCGAAAGCCTCGTGCTCTCCCCGCCGCCGCAGGCCCCGCCCCCCGCCGCGCGCCAGCAGCTCTCGGACCTCACCTTCGCCGTCGGCGACAA CTTCGAGATCGAGGGCTATGTAGCCGGCTTCGGGAACCCGGACTGGAAGAGGACGCACGCGGCAGCGAGCCGCACGGCGGTGGCCGTCACCAACCTGCTGAAGCAGGGGGCTACCTGCGTCGGCAGGACTGTCATGGATGAACTCGGCTTCGG TGTTACTGGACAAAATTTGCACTACGGAACACCAATTAACCCATCATCTCCATCAGTTGTCCCTGGAGGTTCTTGCAGTGGCTCCGCTGTCGCAGTTTCTGCACAGCTTGTCGACTTTGCTCTTG GTACTGATACAACTGGCGATTTGAGAATACCAGCATCTTTCTGTGGTGTACTTTGTTTCCGGCCTTCTCATGGAGTGGTGTCTACTGTTGGGACCTTAGCAAATTCACAAAGTCTAGATACTATTG GATGGCTTGCACGAGATCCTCGTATTCTGCATCGTGTTGGAGATATTCTTTTACCTGCTGCTGTAGGCGGGTTTATTAAGGGAAAAAGGCAGTTGATTTTTGCTGATGATTGCTTTGAGTCTCTGAAGGTTCCCAGCCAGAAAACTGTGCATGTCATAGAAAGTGCTGTCCTTACATTACCTGGAT ATCAGCCACCTAAGCACATCGATATTGGCCAGTATATTATTTCAAATGTTCCTAGCCTGAAGGAGTTCTGTGAACCTTCTACAAATATGCAAGAAGGAAATTCGGCCTTGAAAGCTCTATGCACAGTTATGCTGTTATTACAGAG ATATGAATTCAAAGCAAACCATGAAGATTGGGTTAACACTGTAAAACCCAAGCTTGGTCTTGAAATCACTACCCGTGTACTACAAGCTGTAAATTTCAGAGACGATAACATCAAATCTCTTTACACTGTACGTAGTGAATGGCGATCTGCACTCAAGAATCTTCTAAAG GACACTGGAATTTTAGTTCTGCCAACCATGGCTGGATATCCTTTAAAAAGAAACTCCAAACAGAGACTATCATCTGAATTTGAAGATAAAATGTACGCATTTGTCAGCATTGCTGCACTTTCAGGCTGTTGCCAG GCCACTGTTCCCTTGGGAAATCACAATGATCGTCCAATATCTCTTTCATTTGTAGCGGCTCATGGATCAGACAAGTTCCTTCTTCGTGCTATATCGGATATGTATTCTACTATCCAGGAGCAAGTAGTTTCGGCATCGAAGTTGGCACCCCCGCCAGTAATCAACCATGATGTTGATGCATCAGAGCTGTTGAAAGAAAAG GGAAATGATTCTTTCAAAAGAAAACAGTGGAGCAAGGCGATTGAGTTCTACTCTGAGGCAATTGAATTGAATGACACAAATGCGACATACTATTGCAATAGAGCAGCTGCTTTTCTGGAACTTGgccg TTTCAAGCAAGCTGAAGCGGATTGCGATCAGGCCTTACTGTTGGATAAAAAG AATGTCAAAGCATATCTACGACGAGGCGCCGCAAAAGAACGTGTTTTGAATCACCAAGAAGCACTCCAAG ATTTCAGGCACGCTTTAGCTTTGGAACCACAGAACAAAGCAGCCCTTGCAGCAGAGAAAAGAATACAGAAGCATCTCAGGTGA